TGAGAACAAGCTTTGTAGCGCCAACTTCGATTACAAGCTACACTCCTCGACGACAAGCAAGCATCTCCGTGTGTCTGGTCCAATGCAATCACGAATATACTTATTATAGAACTGGATGTTGTGTGTCTGGTCCAATGCCATCACGAATCAAGTAGTGTTTACTGGTTAATATTTGTGAGCTATGTGAAGATTGCATCTTGGACTTTGAGTTCACTTCTCTTGAGCGCTCCTTTCTCCTTGTTCCTTTTGCTCCCTTGAGATCTTCATTCCTACAAAATAGTTAAATGTTAGTACCAGAGTATCTTGACAAATATTCAGTAGAAAACAAATTTCTGTGCAAGGGGATATTTCAATGACTCCAGGAAAAGACAGTACAAGCAAAAATTTCAACATTCCCGGAGAAGTTTTTGCATGAATATGAAACGAAAGTAGTCTTCGATAATCCACATTGAAGGTATACACATTAATAATACATTCCATGTCATGATTCCATGGTTATAAAAGAACTTTTTTGTCACCATTTGTACAAATGTTCATAGAGATTATTAACAAACTGTGCCAGCTATACATCAAAGCTGAATAAGGTTTCAGAATTTTCCACTGAAGGGCATCCTCTGCTGGACGAACATACTGCAGGCAAACAAAATAGTTACTTTCAAGAGTCCAGAGGAAGTTGAAATTGCATTACATTAGAATTAACCTAAAAACGTATATCATTTTATCTAATTTTAGCTTCCAAATTTGCAAGATCTTTAGAAGCAATATACATGTATTGATGTATAGACCTAGAACTTTGAATATACCAGTGGGGAATGAATCAATCATGGCATTGTTTTTTAAAGGCCTACAGACAATAAGACAACCATCATGAGATGTTCTTGTTCAATAACAAACTTGTATAAATCTAAGAAATTAACAAAGCGTGTAAGAGGTGAAACCACACAAAAATAATTAAAAGGAAATTCATTAGGTTCGATACTTACAGTTGCTACATCAAACGCCTCCCTCAGTGCACCAGCTGGAAAAAAAGTCGGATTCTGTCTGCCATCACACATACAACAAAGGTCAAAATCTAAGCAAAAATTTTTATTTCAAAAAGCCAAGCCTCATAAAATACCAGTAGATCAAAAGACTAACCAAGGGATGGACAAATCTTTACATCAGTTACATTTTAGACCTGAAAACTCAAAATTTTAGACCTGCGAAGGTGGTGTGTCCAGATCAGTAAAATTGCAACCACAAAATGGGATGAACCATTTTAGACCTGAAAACTCAAAATTTTAAAACAAATGATAGATAAAATGCTCATGGAGCACTGAATCAAAAAAATGTTTGAATGAGTATTTGTTCTTTGGGTTTTTTCCTCTTAGAAATCAGGTGAGGACAGTATGTGTCATTTAGCACCAAGATTCCAGCCACTACTGCCTCCTCCTACATCTAGCAGTTGAAAACTTCAAATCAAGTAATGGGTAGATCATAATGAATCTTTTTCACTTCAAACAATATGGTCAATCTTGTTCCATTCAAAAAAGATGATGCATCTTACTAAAGAGCCCATTCGGCTTGAAAGGAAATACTTGTGAACGGCCGACAACCTGTAGGAAGTGCTCCTGAAGCTCGCTCACGTCCAACAATCACCTTGTGCGACGGTGGCGGGTGTGAGAAAACACAACACACCAGGCTCGCCAGATATCAGCATGTCGTGCAATTAGTCACATCCAAGACTTCAAAACACAAGAATCAATATCTTATTTTTTTAAAGGAGCGACACATCTTAATGCGTAAAGAGAAGGCATAAGTGGGGTCATAATTACTATAATTAACCTAACTTTGTGGATTCTAACTTCTAAGACCTAGCAGGAGAGCAATATTTTCATCCATATTATTATACTCGATTATCCTTATAATGTAAACCTTTTCATAGAAAAGAGGAAATACTTTGCGTTGACATCTGTATCGTAGTAGCCATAACAGAACTCTATATGCATCTCGTCCTAGGTTTAATGTAACGACCACTGAAGATGGTTATTtgcctttgacaactaaactgttccTGAAGTAGTTTCAAGTGTGCTACCTCTTTTGATGTATATGCAGCTAGTACAAATTTCTATGGTAGATTTTAGATAGAAAGGGAAATACCGTATCCAAATCTGGACTTCTGGAGCTTCATGGGCTTATTGTCCATTGTGTCCACCAACTCAACGTCCATTGTGAGCTCAGTGTCGGACTTGAACCAATGAACTGTAGCAGCAGGAACGACTTTCCATTTGCGAACACCTACATAGCCATCCAAATAAGATCATAGATCTCCCCAAAAACAAGAAGATTGAAGGCTAACTGATGCATCTGGTCTGGGCGTGAGCGGCAGGTAAAGTAGATAGATGTATTGTACAGATATGGAGAAAAGGTGAGAGCAAGGTACCATGTCGATTAATTGAAGCTGAGTTTTGTTCCACTGTTCTGCCTACTGTATACCTCCAGTCCCTTCTCCTGTCAAACTCGTGAATATAGCAACAGCACAGGAAGGTGTAGGCTTTCAGAGATGAGGTTGAATATAGCaataacaaaaaataattggacatCAGGAAGCAGGTGAACCGAGGCATGTCCCGACGTCGGCAGCGCCCTCCATTAATCTGCTAGGCCGGGGGCGCAGAGGCCCACTTGCGGGAGAGGCAGGGAGGCGGCCATGGCACGGCGTTCTGGAGGAAGGCGACCATGGCATGGGACGGCGGCGGCTGCGCACGGCGCCGGCGCTCGGGAAGACAGAGGACCATCATGGCGCGCGGAGCGAGGCGCAGAGGAACGGATCTGGTCGTGCAGAGGCCCACTTGCGGGAGAGGCAGGGAGGCGGCCATGGCAGGTCGTTCTGGAGGGAGGCAACCATGGCATGGGACGGCGGCGGCTGAGCGCGGCACCGGCGCTCGAGAAGACGGTGGACCATGGAGGCGCGCGGAGCGAGGCGGAGACGCACGGATCTGGCCGCTCCCACGTCAGATCGGGCCGCAGTGGAGCTCCACATCGGGATCCATGGGCCTGAGGCAAGATTTGTGAGAGAGAGGTAGGGAAGGGAGAAGGGAGAAGAAGAGAGATAGGGCGCGCGGGAGGGGTTACCGGACAAAGGCTGGAGATCGGCATCGGTGGCGCTGGACGCCGGCGTGAGATGCAAGCCAGAGAAGGGAGAAAACCGTGAGGGAGAAAACCGGTAGGGGGGGGGGAGAAAATTGAGTGGGACGATAGGTGGGTCGGAACGGGAGGAAAAAAAATCGGTGCGCGAGGGGTCGTACGAGAGGCTTGACGAACGTAAGAGGGAAACAAAACGCTACGTTTCTTTTAGATAGTAGAGATTGCTAGAAGACTTAAAAGTTGATGTTTAATAAAACAATGCAATGAAAGAAATGAAAAAGctttgccgacggcttagccgttagCATAGATGAACACgtgtgccgtcggcatagattgatCTTATCCATTCGGGAACCACCCCCTCCACTCATTCTCTGTCTCACGCGCGCTGTCTCCTCCCTCCCTTCGATCCCCACCTGCGCCGTCTTCACCGCCGCCCACCCTAGGGTTTGGGGCCGCCTCCGTCGTCGCCCGTGCTAGGGTTCGGGCCTGCCTCCGCTGTCGCCCGCGCTGGGGTTCGGGCCCGCCTCAGCCGCTGCCCGCGCTGGGGTTTAGGGCCGTCTCAGCCGCCTCCGGCGGGCCAACGCCTCCCGGCCCGTGTGTTGGTCGCCTCCGCCACTCGGTGGTGGTGGGGGAGGACCTTCTGCCCGGAGCCGCCATCGCGCTCCCTCCCGCCCGGAGCAGCCACCACCAGGACCTCCTCTCCTCACTCCCTAGAGCAGGCACCACCAGCCCGGAGCTACGCCGCCACGCTTTGCCTTCCCCCTCATGCTCCATGTACGGCGCAGTAGCTCCTCCTCCCCGTTTGGTCCGGCCTGATTCCTCTCCCTTGGGCATCTTTTTTTTGTTCATGATCTTCCAAAGGAAAATAGTGATTAATTTGATAGTTAGATAGATAGATGGTAGTTACATAGATGATTGATAGATAGATGATAGTTAGATAGATTGTCTTGTTGATGATTTCATAGTAACTTGTTCATTAGGATTTAACATTGCTAATACTTTGATTGTAGAACTTTAAgtggatgaatttatttggtattgCTAATCTAGTAAATAATTCTATGAAGCACATCTTGCAATTTAAGATGTTGTTAAAATGCTATTCTATTAATGCATAAATAACTGTCGGGTTACCAGTAGCTGACAAGTAGCGTCTATGCCGACGgtatggccgtcggcatagatttccatgtATGCCGACGACCACACCATCGGCATAGAAGCCACGTGTTGGCTACTGGTAACTCCGGGTGCATGTGTAGGACGACGGCCCCACCGTCGGCAAAGaccgcatctatgccgacggcctgaccATCGGCATAACTGTGCACCAGAAGTTACCAATAACTGACACGTGGCGACTATATGTCGACggtggggccgtcggcatagatgcggtCTATGCCAATGGTGGGGCTTTCGGCCTACACGTGCACCAGGGCAATTCACGAGCTGCCACGTGACCTAGATACGCCGACGGTCTCGCCATCGGCATATCGTGGACATGTGGCGGCATCTGGTAGGCGACGGCTTAACGACGACAGCGTCAACGGCCGTTGCACGCAGAAATTGTCGACGGTGACTTTGTGCTGACGGCTATACGGACACCGTCGTCATAGAGGTCTATGCCGACGACCTTTCTATGCCGATGGCCTGCTTTGGATACTCAGATGTACAAGTTGCCAACGGGGCTATGCCGATGGATGTCGTTGGCATAGGCCTATCCCGACAGTGTTTGGGCCTATGGCCGTCGGCATAGCCTATCATTCCGGTGGTGCCAATTGGACATACAGTGCCATTATGACTCCGCTCGACCTGGACCTATGCTGAAACCATCGATCAAACGAGCGGTTTCAAAGCTCCAAAATAAAACCAACATAGTTTGACCGTACTTAGCTCCCCCCTGTGGTTGCTAATTGGGTTTCATTTGCGCTCACCAGGACGATTCTTCTCATCTGCTTCTTGGCGCATCAGGTGACGTTATGGCTAGACCTGCAAAAGACTGCACATTTCAGTGGTTCCACGTTGTGAGGTAAACCGATATTTACTTGTGCACGAGTGAGATAAATATTTTCTTTACGTAATGGGAAGCTGCACCCTTCCATTCATTGATAAACGGTTTGTTGCAAATAATTTTCGTGATTACTCAGCTTGTCCTTCTAATGGATGTATCTAGTACCAAATTAATGTTAGATACATCTATTTGATGGACAAACTTGGGACAAGATTTTCCGGAGGGATGGAGTACATCTGGGAGCTCATTAAAACCAGCCGAACGAAACATTAAGCTCTGCGGAATTCAGGGAGAACATATGTTGCCTCATTACAAGAACGGTTGACATGAATAAATGCCCTCTCATCATTTTCTTTCCTTTTGTGCAGTAGCATGCTTTTGTTATGCTTAGGTTTTTTTTTCCTTctttctaagagcatctccagtcgttCAGCCCCCCAGGGTGGCGAAAAAAGGCCGCCTGGGGGCAAACCGGTGCAAGTTTGGCGCTTGGGGGCGATTTGATCCCCAGTCTTCGCCCATCAGGTCGCCCTGAGTTCGGCAAAATTACGTAGAAACTTATGCAAAGTCGGCTATCTGGTACAAACTCGGCGAAATTTCAATGAAATTTGTACAAAAAGTAAAAACTTGAAAACTACGCCTAACTACGCCAGCCACTATGCCGCGTCCACCGCCCGCCATCTACATGTCGAGAAAcctgtagaagcgggtgtagtcgccgtcgtcgtcgcgcGCCCGGCCGGAGCCGCCACCGTCCCTGCTGCAACCCTGCCCAGGGTCACCGACGCGCGGCCGGGCACTGGACGGCccggcctcgtcctcctcgtcccTGTCGAAGACTATGACGCCGCCCTCCTCGTGGCCGCGTCACCGGGCCTATCGCCGAGCCTGGAGATCCGCGTACACCTGGCGCTGGCGGCAcacctgctcgcggacgtagtcctcctTCGCCCATTTTAGGGCAGCCTTGTCATCGGGGGCCATCATGTTGGCGTGCTCCGGCTTCATGGGGAGTAGGCCCGGCTCGGGCTTCGGCCGGACCAGGCGAAGGGAGCGCGGGGAGGGGCGggcaccctcgttgatgacgagggtgCCGCTGCAGTGTCTCCTCCGACTCTGGCTTGACGGGACGGAGAGCCGAAGAGCCGAAGACCGACGACAAGGGCGTCGGCTCCATTCGCCGCGGCGTCCAGGAGGTGCCGtggcggcgagagaaggacggcCGCGTTGGGTACTCGAGGCATGACATGTTGCCGATCTCAatgtggtcgaggacggcctcgagggtgcggtcggggacgccccaccactcgcgccATCCTTCggcgttgaggcggccgcggggaATGACGCCGTTGACGGAGGCGATCTGCTCCTCGCGGAGGCGCTCGAAGTACATCGTCCACAACGTTTCACTGTCGGGCTCGTACCTCGGCTCGTTCCGTTGTTCCTCTGTCAGGGAGgagcggatgcgggcgatctcCGCCCGCCGTGCCGCCCCTTGGGGCACCGGTGGCACCGGGATGCCGCCGGCGCTCAGCCTCCACGCCCTCAGCACGCGCATGTCAGGGGGCGCtgggtactcggcctcgtagaggaggctgaaaggatcgagaagaggtgtctagaggggggtgattagacactaagtgcccaaagttgcagtttttaacttctttaagttggagtggagtttaggtacaagtttaacactcacaatacataacaagcaagcatgcaaagagtatatgagcagcg
Above is a window of Triticum dicoccoides isolate Atlit2015 ecotype Zavitan chromosome 5B, WEW_v2.0, whole genome shotgun sequence DNA encoding:
- the LOC119312068 gene encoding uncharacterized protein LOC119312068; amino-acid sequence: MPISSLCPAHGSRCGAPLRPDLTWERPDPCVSASLRAPPWSTVFSSAGAALSRRRPMPWLPPSRTTCHGRLPASPASGPLHDQIRSSAPRSARHDGPLSSRAPAPCAAAAVPCHGRLPPERRAMAASLPLPQVGLCAPGLAD